DNA sequence from the Acinonyx jubatus isolate Ajub_Pintada_27869175 chromosome A3, VMU_Ajub_asm_v1.0, whole genome shotgun sequence genome:
GAGCTCTTGAGGGTCAGAACAGCCCTGGAGCATTGCAGGAAGGCAGTGTCCCGAGGGGATATTCACTTTCGCAATATAGCCCCATCCTTGTGGGGAAGTCAGTTCCAAACTGCTTTGTCCACTTCTCTATTTCCAAAAATACGTGGGATGCTTTGCTTTATttcatgacagaaaaaaaaaaaaaagagcaggagcTAAAAACACTGTAGTCTTTTCTACATTGACTATTCTCTGTATGATCTTCAGGGTTAAGAAAACAAGtgatctgggggtgcctgggtggctcagttagttaagcatccaactcttggttttagctcaggtcattatcttatggttcatgagtttgagccccgtatcaggctccatgctgtcagtacagaacctgcttgggattctctctctctccctttctctctggccctcctgcttgttctccctctcaaaataaataaaaacactttaaaaatgaaaaaaaaggtaagaagtgATCTGTGTCACGTGGGCCTTTCCATAGTCTATGGCTGAGCAGCAAAATTAAATAGGCCAAGTAAGTGTAAAACAGCTGAAGTCTACCAAAGTCTACTAAAGATAAGAGGAAAAATTGTCAGCTTCAGATGACCCAGGACTCTCTTCTTTCACTGCTAGTATTTCTGACCAACAGTCTTCTCTGTGCTGTACAGAAGATAGGCCCGTGTGACCTTAGAAATGGACAAGGCTTATTAAGCATCCTCCCACTGAGGATTGGGGTCCCAGATAGGCAGTGCTAGTACCTGTTGGAGTCATGCTATCAACAGTTCATTGCTTACAACATTTAAATTCTGCTCTTGTCCTTTAGGATAACTTATAATAGTCCAGGAGCAGagtacatatgcatatgcataatACATAGTACCTATACATATGTAGAAGCATAGTATTGAGAATATTACAAAGTGCTTTTAGGTATCTTGTGCCAGCTCTGTGAGGTCAGCAGAAAGGGTACCGTTAGCCTCACGACACAGATAACATCCCTGTGACTCAGGGAGTCAAAAACACAGATGTGTCATCACCACTCAGTGGAAGCTAAAACTGTAACCCCCTATCACTGCTTTCCACACCTGCACCTTCCACATATCCAGCTGCCTCATTTCAGTTTAGCAAATATGAAGTATCAAGCGTCACATGTGTGTAAGATACTAGACGAAGTACAGTGAGAAGATAAAAACCAGTTAAGGTATCATCCTTCCTCCCAGAAGACACCATGTAGACACTGACAAATGAACAAATACGAACTAGCTATGTAGGCAGAATTGTGGCATGTTCTTTGAGACTGATGTAAAGGACTGACTGTTGGAAGGATTTTGAATGGATTTGAGTGTTTGATGAGCAGAGAGGTAAAAGGCACGATTCCGGGCACAGGGAGTAGCAGGAAGAAAAATACGGTATGGGATTGGGAATGGGGCACATGCACCATTGCTTGGAAGGTCAGATGGCAGAGAACTTTGAATTCTTGATGCCTGACTGTTGCAGACATTGTCCTTATTGTTCATTTCAGTGATGGCCGGGTCAAATACACATTGAACAAGAATAGTGTGAAAATCGAGATTCCTTTGCCTTTTGGTGGCAAATCCTCCAAAGATCTAAAGATGTTAGAGGCTATTCGGACACCAGCCATCAACTTCAAGTCGGTGGAATTCTACCTGCCATCTCAGGAATTCCAAGTCCCCACTTTTACCATTCCCAAGTCGTATCAACTGCGAGTACCTCTCTTGGGTGTTCTAGACCTCTCTACGAGTATCTACAGCAATTTGTACAACTGGTCTGCCTCCTACAGTGGCGGCAACACCAGCACCAACCATTTGAGGCTTCAGACTCAGTACTACATGAAGGCTGACTCTGTGGTTGACTTGCTTTCCTACAGTGTGCAAGGTGAGCCGTGGTCGGGCTAATTCATCACAGGCTCTGGCGGGATAGCCTCCTCTGGGAAGGAAAAGACTTGGGCTTTCTTACAGATGTTTTCCTTGCTACTTGGGAgcctatttattcattcagctaatagaagtatttattaagcatataATATGTACCAAGTATCCTACTAGGGCAGTAACAGAGAAAGCAGATAGCTAACCTGGCAATGAAAATTCAACGGAGGAGGTGCCATGATAGGGTATAGTGGATAAGTATAAGGCACAGAGAAGCCCTTGATAAGGGAACCCAACAAGATCTGCGGTGGTCAGGGAAGTCTCTTGCTTTCAGATTTTATGTTTGTGTTATCAATGGAGGAGACTTGTACAACTAACCCAGATCagtggaagtttatttattttggttggggggagggggactttATTATTGAAAGACTCTGAACATAGAAATTGCTCTGGAAATTTTATTACTTAATGTAactaatgtgttttaatttttatgtcagGATCTGGAGAAACAACATATGACCACAAGAATACATTCACATTGTCATATGATGGGTCTCTACACCACAAATTTCTGGATTCAAAGATGGTATTCAGCCACacagaaaaaattagaaacaatccaGTCTCAAAAAGCTTGCTAACATTTTATGCTTCTAGTGCCTGGGGTCCTCAGATGTCTGCTTCAGTACATGTGGACTCAAAAAGGAAACATCATTTGTATGTCAAGGAAGTCAAGATCGATGGGCAGCTCAGAGTCTCTTCATTCCATGCCAAAGGCACATATGATCTATCTTATCAGAAGGATTCTACCACTGGCCAGTTAAGTGGAGAGTCCAACCTGAGGTTTAACTCCTCCTACCTCCAGGGCACCAACCAGATAACAGGAAGATATGAGGATGGAATTGTCTCCTTAACCTCCACCTCTAATCTGCAAGGTGGCATCATTAAAAATACTGCTTCCCTAAAATATGAGAACTATGAGCTGACTATGAAATCTGACACAGATGGGAAGTACGAGGACTTTGCCACTTCTAACAAAATAGATCTCACCTTCTCTGAGCAAAATGCATTGCTACGTTCTGAGTATCAGGCTGATTACAAGTCATTGAGATTCTTCACCCTACTTTCTGGAACACTCAATTCCCATGGCCTTGAATTAAATGCTGATATTTTGGGCACTGACAAAAGTAATAGTGGTGTTCACAAAGCAACACTAAGGATTACCCAAGATGGAATGTCTACCAGTGCAACGAGTAACTTGAGGTATAGTCCACTGGTGCTGGAGAATGAGCTGAATGCGGCACTTGGCCCCTCTGGAGCATCTGTGAGACTAACAACGAATGGCCGCTTCAGGGAACACAATGCAAAATTCAGCCTAGATGGAAAAGCTGCCCTCACAGAGGTGTCCTTGGGAAGTGTTTATCAGGCCATGATTTTGGGTCTTGacagcaaaaatatctttaactTCAAAATCAGCCAGGAGGGACTTAAGCTTTCAAATGACATGATGGGCTCTTATGCTGAAATGAAGCTTGACCACACGAACAACCTGAACATCGCAGGGTTGTCACTGGACTTCTCTTCAAAACTTGACAACATTTATAGCTCTGACAAGTTTTATAAGCAAAATTTTAACTTACAGCTACAGCCCTATTCTCTTGTAACTACTTTAAACAATGACCTGAAATTCAGCGCTCTGGATCTAACCAACAGTGGGAAATTACGACTAGAGCCCCTGAAGCTGAATGTGGGTGGGAACATAAAAGGAGTCtaccaaaataatgaaataaaacacatctacACCATTTCTTATGCTGACTTATCCGCAAGTTGTAAGACAGACACCGTAGCTAAGGTGCAGGGTACAGAGTTCAGCCATCGGCTCAACACAAACATCGCTGGGCTGGCTTCAGCCATTGACATCAGTACAAACTACAATTCTGACTCACTCCATTTCAGCAACGTTTTTCACTCTGCAATGGCGCCATTTACAATGACCATCGACGCACATACAAATGGCAATGGAAAACTGAGTTTCTGGGGAGAGCATACTGGTCAGCTGTATAGCAAATTCCTGTTGAAAGCAGAACCTCTGGCCCTTACTGTCTCTCATGATTACAAAGGATCCACAAATCACCATCTTCCATTGAAGAGCAGCATCAGTGCTTCTCTTGATCACAAAGTCAGTGCCCTGCTCACTCCGGCTGAGCAGACAGCCACCTGGAAACTCAAGACCCAGCTGAACAAAAATGAATACAGCCAGGACTTCGATGCTTACAATACGAAAGACAAAGTTGGTGTGGAGCTTAGAGGACAAGCCCTGGTTGACTTTGCCATGCTAGACTTCTCAATTCAAGTGCCATTTTTCCTCAGTGAACCCACCAACATAATCGATGCTTTAGAGATGAGGGATGCTACTGACCAGCCTCAGGAATTCACTGTTGTTGCTTTTGTAAAATATGATAAGAATCAAGATGTTCACACCATCAACCTCCCATTCTTTAAAATCTTGCcagaatattttgagaagaaacgAATGGTCATTATAATGGCACTGGAAACCATACAGAGAGAATTGAAAGTCATCAATATTGATCAATTTATGACGAAATACAGAGAAGCCTTGGACAAACTCCCACAGCAAGTTAATGATTATCTGAATGCATTCAACTGGGAGAGTCAAGTTGCGAGTGCCAAGGAAAAACTAAGTGCTTTCacaaaaaattacagaatgaCAGAAAATGATCTACAAATTGCATTGAACAATACCAAAATCAACCTCAATGAAAAACTATCTCAACTACAAACATATGTGATACAATTTGATCAGTATATTAAAGATAATTATGATTTACGTGATTTTAAAACAGCTATTGCTGAGATTATTGATCAaatcattgaaaaattaaaaactcttgatGAACATTACCATATCCATGAAAATTTAGTAAAAACAATCCATGatgtatatttgtttattgaaaagattgaTTTTAACAGAATTGGAAGTAGTCCTGCATCTTGGATTCAAAATGCGGATACTAGGTATCAAATCAGAATCCAGATGCAAGAAAAATTGCAACAGCTCAAGACACAGATTCAGAATGTAGACATGCGGCACCTTGCTGAACAGTTAAAACAACAGGTTGAGGCTATGGATGTTAGAGTTCTTTTACATAAGTTGAGAACTACAATTCCATTTCAAAGAGTAAAAGAAATTATTGAGCACATCAAATACTATGTTATCCATCTCATGGAAGATTTTGTAGTAGTTGACAAAATCAATGCTTTTGGAGCCAAGGTCCGTAAGTTAATTAAGATGTATAAAATAGACCAACACATCCAGGTTTTAATGGATACATCAGTACAGTTGGCCCATAAATATCAGTTGAAGGAGACTGTTGAGAAGCTAAGTAGTGTCTTACAACAAGTTAACATAAAAGATCACTTTGAGAAATTGGTTAGGCTTATTGATGATGCTATCAAGCAACTTAAagcactgtcttttaaaaaaatcattgaagaaGTAAACAGATTCCTTGACATGTTGATAAAGAAATTAAGGTCATTTGATTATCACCAGTTTGTAGATGAAACCAATAACAAAATCCGCGAAGTGACTCAGAGAATCAATGGTGAAATCCAGGCCCTGGCACTTTCAGAGAAAGCTATAGCACTAACACTGTTTGTGGAGGACATCAAGGCCATGGTCTCAGTCCATCTGGAAAACACAAAGGACATTCAAATAACCTTATTCTTTGATTGGTTACAGGAGGCTTTAAGTGCAGTATTTTTAACTTCCATGAAAGCCAAATTCCAAGAGACTCTCGAAGATATACGAGACAGAGTGTATCAAATGGACATTCAGCAGGAAGTTCAGCGATACCTGTCCCTGGTTGGCCAGGTTTACAGCACACTTGTCACTTATATTTCTGATTGGTGGAGTCTCGCTGCTAAGAACCTTACTGACTTTGCAGAACAGTATTCTCTCCAAGACTGGGCTGGAAACCTGAAAGCATTGGTAGAACGAGGGTTCACTATTCCTGAAATCCAGACCATCTTTGGGACCATCCCTGCCTTTGAAGTCAGTCTCCGTGCTCTTCAGGAAGCTACATATCAGACTCCTGACATCATAGTCCCCCTGACAGATTTGAAGATTCCATCAGTTCAGATCAACTTCAAAAGTTTGAAGGATATAAAAATCCCATCCAGGTTTGCCACACCAGAGTTTACTGTCCTGAATACATTCCATGTTCCTTCTTTTACCATTGACTTGgtagaaataaaagttaagatCATCAGAACCATTGACCAAATGCTGTCCAGTGAGCTGCAGTGGCCAGTTCCGGAAATACACCTGAGGGACCTGAAGGGGTTGGACACCATTCTTGCTGGAATCACTGTGCCAGACTTCTATTTTCCAGAAATTGCAATTCCAGAATTCATAATCCcaaatcttgatttaaaaaattatcaaattccTGACCTTCACATACCAGAATTTCAGCTTCCCCACCTGTCACACACAGTTGAAGTCCCTTCTTTTGGCAAGCTGCATGGCATTTTGAAAATCCAATCTCCCCTTTTCATATTAGATGCAAATGCCAACATTCAGAATGCAACTACTTCAGGGAACAAGGCGGAGATTGCAGCTTCCATCACTGCCAAAGGAGAGTCCAAATTAGAAGTTCTCAATTTTGATTTTCAAGCCAATGGACAGCTTTCAGACTCTAATATTAATCCACTGGTTATGAAGCAATCCATGAGGTTCTCCAGCAAGTACataaaaacagagcatgagagtGAAGTGCTGTTTTTTGGAAATGCTGTTGAGGGAAAATCAAATACAGTGGCGGGtttacacacagaaaaaaatatgctggaATTTGGTAATGGTGTGCTTGTCAGGATAAACAATCAGCTTACTTTGGACAGCAACACAAAGTACTTCCACAAATTGAACATCCCCAAATTGGACTTCTCCAGCCAGGCTGAGCTGCGTAATGAAATCAAAACCCTGTTGGAAGCTGGGCACGTAGCATGGACTTCTTCTGGAATAGGGTCATGGAAATGGGCCCAccagacattctcagatgaaggagCACATGAATCACAAGTTAGCTTTACTGTGGAAGGACCCATCACATCCTTTGGATTGTCTAATAAGATCAGTAGCAAGCATCTAAGACTAAGCCAAAACTTGGTTTATGAATCTGGCTTCCTCGACTTTTCTAAATTTGAAATCCAGTCACAGGTTGAATCCCAGTATGTGGGCCGCAGTGTTCTAGCCGCTAAAGGCACAGCATTGCttggagaaaggaaggcagagatAACTGGTAACCATGACGCTCATTTAAATGGAAAAGTTATTGGAACtttgaaaaattctcttttctttacagCACAGCCATTTGAGATTACTGCATCCACAAACAATGAAGGGAATTTGAAAGTtagttttccattaaaattgATAGGGAAGGTAGACTTCCTGAATAATTATGCACTGTTTTTGAGTCCTAGTGCCCAGCAAGCAAGCTGGCAAGCAAGTGCCAGGTTCAATCAGTATAAGTACCATCAAAACTTCTCTGCTGGAAACAGTGAGAACAGCATTGAGGTCCACGTAGGAATAAATGGAGAAGCCAATCTGGATTTTCTGAACATTCCTCTAACAATTCCTGAAATGACTCTACCTTACACAGTGCTCACAACTCGTCAGGTGAAAGATTTCTCCTTATGGGAAAAAACAGGCTTGAAGGAATTCTTGAAGACAACAAAGCAATCGTTTGATTTAAGTGTAAAGGCTcagtataagaaaaacaaagacaagcaTTCCATCCCAATCCCTTTTTATGTAAAAGATTTCCAGGCAGTGAGTACcccaaacaatattttaattccaGCCATGGGCAATATTACCTATGACTTTTCCTTTAAGTCAAGTGTCATCACACTGAATGCCAATGCTGGACTTTATAACCAGTCAGATATTGTTGCTCATTTTGTTACTTCCTCTTCTTCCGTCACTGACACACTGGAGTACAAATTAGAGGGCACCTCAAGTTTGACAAGGAAAAGAGACTTAAAGCTAGCCACAGCTTTGTCTCTGAGTAATAAATTCATGGAAGGCAATCATGACAGTACTATTAGTCTGACCAAGAAAAGCATGGAAGCATCAGTGACAACATCTGCAAAAGTCCAAATtcccattttgaaaatgaatttcaaaCAAGAACTTAATGGAAATACCAAGTCAAAGCCTACTATCTCTTCATCCATTGAGTTAACATATGATTTCAATTCTCCCAAACTTTACTCTACTGCTACTGGGGCAGTTGACCACAAGCTCATTTTAGAAAGCCTTACCTCTTACTTTTCTGTTGAGTCATCTACCAAAGGAGATATCAAGGGTTCAGTCCTTTCACGGGAATATTCAGGAACTATTGCCAGTGAGGCCAGCACTTATTTGAATTCCAAGAGTACTAGGTCTTTAGTGAAGCTGCAAGGGGCTTCCAAAGTCGATGGTATCTGGAAccttgaagtaaaagaaaattttgctGGAGAAGCCACTATCCGACGCATCTATGCCATCTGGGAACACAATACGAAAAACCATTTACAGCTAGAGGGCTTGTTTTTAACATCTGGAGAGCATACAAGCAAAGCCACCCTGGAACTCTCCCCATGGAAAATGTCAGCCCTTGTTCAGGTCCGTGCAAGTCAGCCCAATTCCCTCCTTGATATCAATTACCTTGGCCAGGATGTGTCCCTGAATGCTAACTCTGAGCATCAGAAGGTCAGCTGGAAAAGtgaggtccaggttcattctgggTTTTTCCAGAACAATGTACACCTTTCCAATGACCAAGAAGAAGCACGCCTTGACATTGCAAGTTCCTTAAAAGTGTCTCTGTGGTTCCTCAAAGACATTGCCCTACCAGTTTATGACAAGAGCTTATGGGACCTCCTAAAGCTAGATGTAACCACCAGCATTGATAGAAAACAGTATCTTCGTGCTTCGACTTCTCTCGTGTACACCAAAAACCCCAATGGCTATCATTTCTCTGTCCCTGTGCAAGAATTGGCTGATAAATTCATTGTTCCCAGACTGAAATTAAATGGCCTAAGTTCAGGTCTTGTCATACCTACATTCCAAGTCCCATTTACTGATCTTCAGGTTCCATCCTACACATTTgatttcagtgaaataaaaatctaCAAGAAGCTAAGCACTTTGCCATTTGCCCTCAGTATACCAACACTACCCAAAGTGAAATTCCCCAAAGTTGATGTGTTAACAAAATATTCTGAACCAGAAGATGCCTCAGTTCCCTTTTTTGAAATAACTATACCTGCATCTCAGTTAACTGTGTCCCAATTCACCCTTCCAAAAAGTATTTCAGTTGGCAGTGCTGTTGAGTATCTAAATGAGGTGGCCAGCAAGATTGCAGACTTTGAGTTGCCAACTATTACCATGCCTGAGCAGACTATTGACATTCCTTCCATCAAGTTCTCTGTACCTGCTGGAATTTTCATACCCTCCTTTGGAGCACTGACTGCGCATTTTGGAGTGGCCTCTCCCCTGTATAATGCTACTTGGAGCACTGGTTTGAAAAACAAAGTAGAATACGTTGAAACATTCCTGAATTCCACGTGCAGTTCAACCATTCAGTTCCTGGAATATGATCTAAATGGTAAGAAAATGTCCTGACTCCTCTTCTAGATGCTATATATTTACAATGAGAGTTGTGAATAAATAAGAACATATTGTATATGACCAGAAGCACAATTACTCTCcatagcaaaattttaaaaagagagaaagatacataCCCCACacgtaaaaataaaaaccaccctGTAGAAAACCTACTGGCATTCAAGGGGAATAGATtcaaagaaagtatatttttttctatgatgATTTTTTAGGACCAATAatatctccttctatttttttcttaaatgtgggCTGTATGTTTCAAATATGTAAAGCATATAGTTAAGATAGAATTCTCCTGGCTTTTACAATGAAAATACTTATGTCCTGCGGTTACTAATCTAACGAAATATAACATCTCTCCTCTACAGTTGTGGGAACACACAAAATTGAAGATGGCGTGTTATTCTATAGGACAAAGGGAACATTCGCACACCATGACATCAGTGCGGAATATAAAGAAGATAACAAATATCGAGGACTTTG
Encoded proteins:
- the APOB gene encoding apolipoprotein B-100, producing the protein MGPPRPALLLLLLAAAGAWAQDEVLENVSPGCPKGATRFKHLRKYVYNYEAESSSGVPGATDARSTTRINCKVELEVPQLCSFILKTSQCALKEGYGFNARGKPLLHKTSNSEEFAAAMSKYELRLAIPEGKQVLLYPEKEEPKHILNIKRGIISALLVPPETEEDEQVLFLDTVYGNCSSDLTVKTKKANVATGISIERNLEKCDRFKPISTGVSPLALIKGMIGPLSTLISSNQSCQYTLDPKKKHVSEAICKEQHVFLPFSYKNKYGMMAQVTQTLKLEETPKINSRFFDEGTEEVGLAFEITKSTSPPKQAEAIVKTLQELQTLHVSDQNAQRANLFNKLVTELRGLNNEAITSLLPKLIQVSSPVTLQALIQCGQPQCYTHILQWLRSEKANPLLTDVVTYLVALMPEPSAERLQEIFSTAKEQQSRTTLYALGHVVNNYHETNPVVTQALLDIADYLLEQIRDDCTGNEDHTYLILRVIGNTGRTMETVSPRLTSSILKCIQSSEPSLLIQKAAIQALRKMELKDEVREVLLQVFLSDASPGDKRLAAYLMLMKSPSQSDINQIVQFLPWEQNEQVKNFVASHITNILNSEELYIKDLKSLVEDALKGSQLPTIMDFTKFSRNYHLSKSVSLPSLDPVSAKIEGNLIFDPNNYLPKESMLKTTLTVFGFAPADLFEIGLEGKGFEPTLEALFGKQGFFPDSVNKALYWVDGQVPDHVSKVLVDHFGYTKGDKHEQDMVNGIMLNIEKLIKDLKSREFPEARAYLRILGEELGFVRLHDLQLLGKLLLNGVRTLQGVPQMIGEAIKKGLRSDLFLHYIFMDNAFELPTGLGLQLQISSSGVITPGIRGGMKLEVASMQAELMAKPSVSVEFVTNMDIIIPDFSRTGIQMNTNFFHETGLGVQVAMKAGQLKFTVPSPTRPIRLFSGSNTLHLVSTTKTQEVPPLTENRQSWSTCKPLFTGLDYCTSGSYSNASSPEATSYCLLPGGTRFALELKPTGEVEQYSASATYELQREGGILVDTLKFVTQTEGVKQSEATMMFKYNRQSMTLSSEIQIPDFDVDLGTVLRVRDESAMEKKSYKLTLDIQNKKITEVTLTGHISYDRSEEGKIKGVISIPRLQAEARSEILTHWSPTKLLFQMDSSATAYGSTISKKLAWRYDEEKIEFEWNTGTNVDTKKAASNFPLDLSDYPKSLHMYANSLLDHRVPQTDMTFRHMGSKLIVATNAWLQKASGSLPYAQNLQDHLSGLKELYLQKMGLPNFHIPENLFLKSDGRVKYTLNKNSVKIEIPLPFGGKSSKDLKMLEAIRTPAINFKSVEFYLPSQEFQVPTFTIPKSYQLRVPLLGVLDLSTSIYSNLYNWSASYSGGNTSTNHLRLQTQYYMKADSVVDLLSYSVQGSGETTYDHKNTFTLSYDGSLHHKFLDSKMVFSHTEKIRNNPVSKSLLTFYASSAWGPQMSASVHVDSKRKHHLYVKEVKIDGQLRVSSFHAKGTYDLSYQKDSTTGQLSGESNLRFNSSYLQGTNQITGRYEDGIVSLTSTSNLQGGIIKNTASLKYENYELTMKSDTDGKYEDFATSNKIDLTFSEQNALLRSEYQADYKSLRFFTLLSGTLNSHGLELNADILGTDKSNSGVHKATLRITQDGMSTSATSNLRYSPLVLENELNAALGPSGASVRLTTNGRFREHNAKFSLDGKAALTEVSLGSVYQAMILGLDSKNIFNFKISQEGLKLSNDMMGSYAEMKLDHTNNLNIAGLSLDFSSKLDNIYSSDKFYKQNFNLQLQPYSLVTTLNNDLKFSALDLTNSGKLRLEPLKLNVGGNIKGVYQNNEIKHIYTISYADLSASCKTDTVAKVQGTEFSHRLNTNIAGLASAIDISTNYNSDSLHFSNVFHSAMAPFTMTIDAHTNGNGKLSFWGEHTGQLYSKFLLKAEPLALTVSHDYKGSTNHHLPLKSSISASLDHKVSALLTPAEQTATWKLKTQLNKNEYSQDFDAYNTKDKVGVELRGQALVDFAMLDFSIQVPFFLSEPTNIIDALEMRDATDQPQEFTVVAFVKYDKNQDVHTINLPFFKILPEYFEKKRMVIIMALETIQRELKVINIDQFMTKYREALDKLPQQVNDYLNAFNWESQVASAKEKLSAFTKNYRMTENDLQIALNNTKINLNEKLSQLQTYVIQFDQYIKDNYDLRDFKTAIAEIIDQIIEKLKTLDEHYHIHENLVKTIHDVYLFIEKIDFNRIGSSPASWIQNADTRYQIRIQMQEKLQQLKTQIQNVDMRHLAEQLKQQVEAMDVRVLLHKLRTTIPFQRVKEIIEHIKYYVIHLMEDFVVVDKINAFGAKVRKLIKMYKIDQHIQVLMDTSVQLAHKYQLKETVEKLSSVLQQVNIKDHFEKLVRLIDDAIKQLKALSFKKIIEEVNRFLDMLIKKLRSFDYHQFVDETNNKIREVTQRINGEIQALALSEKAIALTLFVEDIKAMVSVHLENTKDIQITLFFDWLQEALSAVFLTSMKAKFQETLEDIRDRVYQMDIQQEVQRYLSLVGQVYSTLVTYISDWWSLAAKNLTDFAEQYSLQDWAGNLKALVERGFTIPEIQTIFGTIPAFEVSLRALQEATYQTPDIIVPLTDLKIPSVQINFKSLKDIKIPSRFATPEFTVLNTFHVPSFTIDLVEIKVKIIRTIDQMLSSELQWPVPEIHLRDLKGLDTILAGITVPDFYFPEIAIPEFIIPNLDLKNYQIPDLHIPEFQLPHLSHTVEVPSFGKLHGILKIQSPLFILDANANIQNATTSGNKAEIAASITAKGESKLEVLNFDFQANGQLSDSNINPLVMKQSMRFSSKYIKTEHESEVLFFGNAVEGKSNTVAGLHTEKNMLEFGNGVLVRINNQLTLDSNTKYFHKLNIPKLDFSSQAELRNEIKTLLEAGHVAWTSSGIGSWKWAHQTFSDEGAHESQVSFTVEGPITSFGLSNKISSKHLRLSQNLVYESGFLDFSKFEIQSQVESQYVGRSVLAAKGTALLGERKAEITGNHDAHLNGKVIGTLKNSLFFTAQPFEITASTNNEGNLKVSFPLKLIGKVDFLNNYALFLSPSAQQASWQASARFNQYKYHQNFSAGNSENSIEVHVGINGEANLDFLNIPLTIPEMTLPYTVLTTRQVKDFSLWEKTGLKEFLKTTKQSFDLSVKAQYKKNKDKHSIPIPFYVKDFQAVSTPNNILIPAMGNITYDFSFKSSVITLNANAGLYNQSDIVAHFVTSSSSVTDTLEYKLEGTSSLTRKRDLKLATALSLSNKFMEGNHDSTISLTKKSMEASVTTSAKVQIPILKMNFKQELNGNTKSKPTISSSIELTYDFNSPKLYSTATGAVDHKLILESLTSYFSVESSTKGDIKGSVLSREYSGTIASEASTYLNSKSTRSLVKLQGASKVDGIWNLEVKENFAGEATIRRIYAIWEHNTKNHLQLEGLFLTSGEHTSKATLELSPWKMSALVQVRASQPNSLLDINYLGQDVSLNANSEHQKVSWKSEVQVHSGFFQNNVHLSNDQEEARLDIASSLKVSLWFLKDIALPVYDKSLWDLLKLDVTTSIDRKQYLRASTSLVYTKNPNGYHFSVPVQELADKFIVPRLKLNGLSSGLVIPTFQVPFTDLQVPSYTFDFSEIKIYKKLSTLPFALSIPTLPKVKFPKVDVLTKYSEPEDASVPFFEITIPASQLTVSQFTLPKSISVGSAVEYLNEVASKIADFELPTITMPEQTIDIPSIKFSVPAGIFIPSFGALTAHFGVASPLYNATWSTGLKNKVEYVETFLNSTCSSTIQFLEYDLNVVGTHKIEDGVLFYRTKGTFAHHDISAEYKEDNKYRGLWDWKEDIRLDITSPTFTDVHLHYQLNKNSLSSSVSSPAIGTVALDLEGNNNTLKWNLYYHPQSSLDKKLNIFKTEWRYQESDDKSQIKVSWEEEAVSELLSSLKDNVPKATGVLYDYANKYHQEYTGLNLRDASLKLRRSLQNSTEWAYQSTMRQTDEVDMGLQRVARATTRTYQQWKDKAQDLYHELLAQEGQADFQGLQNKVFDRLMGVTQEYKDKVSHQVDSLIDFLKFTRFQLPGKAGTYSRDELFTMVMREVGQVLSQVYSKIHSGLEILFSYFQDLMDKSELIKDVEIKFPFNSESYKLRDVVLEFGNLLKSLSQKIQDALNNLQSIKTTEMLSHLQRYLERAFQEIGEEIQRLKGKKFTYLINDIQHVINRIFKKYIPTAFTFLKINFDKFNELVQNQLQEASQQLQQLHQLIKDLHKEYVDPTVVSWTSRYYELEEKIISLIKNLVDVLMDFHSKYTISTAGLTSQLSNQVEQFVQKDIQEYLSILTDADGKGKEKIAELSTSAQEIIKSQATAMKEIISDYHQQFRYKLQDFSDQLSDYYEKFITESKRLIDLSTQTYHMFLRYITELLKELQSATVNNMIPSIKVSPGEFTITF